In Hamadaea flava, a genomic segment contains:
- a CDS encoding helicase-associated domain-containing protein, with protein MTDDVLLHWLAEMDRDRLAGLLRLRPGLLGLDPSGAVDSLAELAGRLAEPESASEALSGMPTPVLQVAEAAAVLGPGPVPRDGLAALLGLADDDPSLATALERLEQIGVLVPCGGLLVAPADLRLVFREPLRLGPPAAEVLHPLTAPQLTAIAHALGLPAARRTRADTMASLLDFFADADRVRQLVAQAPEATKALLEGIAVRGVQPPYGVLLDAYASAAREVIWAEERGLLTRLHGWGYALQMPSEVGLAVRGPAYRAPFSAEPPAVPTVEIPSGLPEREATAALTAAIDHVIGVVDACDQHPVALLKAGGVGVREVRRLAKRLDVAEQETRLWLEIAGELGLILAMDAAEAAVLVTEEFDTFRRLSPAEQADRIVHAWLTVGALPTWLPPEGRQEPPLSYFAGGPLPALRLTVLGVAGQTLIDVDGEPRGLSDFADLAAAVRWFAPVLSADLADGVLESLWSEARSLGLVAHNAPTRVGLAVLATADPECPVRTAAEQLLSPASAAGIFQADLTVVVPGSPSAELADLLDATADREGRGAASVWRFSAASVRRALDDGMSPEELEKALTGVSQSGELPQPLRYLIGDLARQHGAVRVRAAGCVIRSADDALLAEVAATSRLRDLGLWQPAAGVLISSAAADETLRRLREAGFAPVEEGDHGEVKVSHRPVRRVTAPERMAAAALELPEVSNWSLADPEELADRLLTQPSAGSAEGHRHQSRRPEADDLEEIAYLERLFKME; from the coding sequence GTGACCGATGACGTTCTGCTGCACTGGCTCGCCGAGATGGACCGCGACCGGCTGGCCGGTCTGCTGCGACTGCGGCCGGGTCTGCTCGGGCTGGATCCGTCCGGTGCGGTGGACTCGTTGGCGGAGTTGGCCGGCCGGCTGGCCGAGCCCGAGTCGGCGAGCGAGGCGCTCTCCGGCATGCCGACGCCGGTGTTGCAGGTCGCCGAGGCGGCCGCGGTGCTCGGGCCTGGCCCCGTGCCCCGGGACGGGCTGGCCGCCCTGCTCGGGTTGGCCGACGACGATCCCAGCCTGGCGACGGCGTTGGAGCGGCTGGAGCAGATCGGCGTACTGGTGCCGTGTGGTGGGCTGCTGGTAGCCCCGGCCGACCTCCGGCTGGTGTTCCGGGAGCCGCTCCGGCTCGGCCCACCCGCCGCCGAGGTGCTGCATCCGTTGACCGCACCGCAGTTGACAGCCATCGCGCACGCCCTGGGGCTGCCGGCCGCCCGGCGTACGCGGGCCGACACGATGGCGTCGTTGCTGGACTTCTTCGCCGATGCCGACCGCGTCCGGCAGCTCGTCGCGCAGGCTCCCGAGGCGACGAAGGCGTTGCTGGAAGGCATCGCCGTCCGAGGTGTGCAGCCGCCCTACGGCGTGCTGCTGGACGCGTACGCCTCCGCGGCGCGCGAGGTGATCTGGGCGGAGGAGCGGGGACTGCTGACCAGGTTGCACGGCTGGGGCTACGCGCTGCAGATGCCGTCGGAGGTCGGATTGGCCGTGCGCGGCCCGGCGTACCGGGCGCCGTTCTCCGCCGAACCGCCGGCAGTGCCCACTGTAGAGATTCCGAGTGGGCTGCCGGAGCGGGAGGCAACCGCCGCGCTGACCGCCGCGATCGACCACGTCATCGGGGTGGTCGACGCCTGCGATCAGCACCCGGTGGCGCTCCTCAAAGCGGGCGGCGTCGGCGTACGCGAGGTCCGGCGGCTGGCCAAGCGGCTGGACGTCGCGGAGCAGGAGACCCGGTTGTGGCTGGAGATCGCGGGTGAGCTGGGCCTGATCCTCGCCATGGACGCCGCTGAGGCCGCCGTGCTCGTGACCGAGGAGTTCGACACGTTTCGCCGGCTGTCCCCGGCCGAGCAGGCCGATCGGATCGTGCACGCCTGGCTGACCGTCGGCGCGTTGCCGACCTGGCTGCCGCCGGAGGGCCGGCAGGAGCCGCCGTTGTCCTATTTCGCCGGTGGGCCGCTGCCCGCGTTGCGGCTGACCGTGCTCGGGGTCGCCGGGCAGACCCTCATCGACGTCGACGGCGAACCCCGTGGTCTGTCCGACTTCGCGGACCTGGCGGCGGCGGTGCGATGGTTCGCGCCCGTGCTGTCGGCCGATCTGGCCGACGGCGTACTGGAGTCGCTGTGGTCGGAGGCCCGGTCGCTCGGGCTCGTCGCGCACAACGCCCCGACGAGGGTGGGACTGGCCGTGTTGGCGACGGCCGATCCCGAGTGCCCCGTCCGAACCGCGGCCGAACAGCTGCTCAGCCCGGCCAGCGCGGCCGGGATCTTCCAGGCCGACCTGACCGTGGTCGTCCCGGGCAGCCCCTCGGCGGAACTCGCCGATCTGCTCGACGCCACCGCCGATCGGGAGGGCCGGGGCGCGGCCTCGGTGTGGCGGTTCAGCGCCGCCTCGGTCCGCCGGGCGCTGGACGACGGGATGAGCCCGGAGGAACTGGAGAAGGCGTTGACGGGGGTGTCGCAGTCCGGCGAACTGCCGCAACCGTTGCGCTACCTGATCGGCGACCTCGCGCGGCAGCACGGTGCCGTTCGCGTACGCGCGGCCGGCTGTGTCATCCGGTCGGCCGACGACGCCTTGCTGGCCGAGGTGGCGGCGACGAGCCGGCTGCGGGACCTGGGATTGTGGCAGCCCGCCGCGGGGGTGCTGATCTCCTCGGCGGCGGCCGACGAAACGCTGCGGCGATTGCGTGAGGCCGGGTTCGCCCCGGTGGAGGAGGGAGACCACGGGGAGGTGAAGGTGAGCCACCGGCCGGTCCGCCGCGTCACCGCGCCCGAGCGGATGGCCGCCGCCGCGCTGGAGCTGCCGGAGGTGTCGAACTGGAGTCTGGCCGACCCGGAGGAGCTGGCGGACCGGTTGCTGACCCAACCGTCCGCCGGCTCCGCCGAGGGCCACCGGCACCAGTCGCGCCGCCCCGAGGCGGACGATCTCGAAGAGATCGCCTACCTGGAGCGGCTGTTCAAAATGGAGTGA
- a CDS encoding N-acetylglucosamine kinase, with product MSAPLLVAVDGGNSKTDVILADGDGTVLAAVRGPTSSPHNIGVPGTIALLGDLVQRVRKEAGLAPDVPLDRAEIYLAGADLPVEVATLMAAVGEAGWAVEHRVDNDLFALLRAGTDHPDAIAVVCGAGINCLGRTEAGAYARFPALGPVSGDWGGGHHLAQLALWHAVRGEDGRGPGTALVDAVARHFGLPTVEDVGIALHFGDIPGDRLTELTPILFEVAAGGDGVAACVVQRQAEEIVSLASVAAGRLGLRNRPVDVVLGGGVLRARHPMLHEAVVAGLAVEVPRARPTVLDAAPVTGAVLLGLDALGASPAAKAAARHSILNSRSR from the coding sequence GTGAGCGCCCCGCTCCTGGTCGCGGTCGACGGCGGCAACTCCAAGACCGACGTGATCCTCGCCGACGGCGACGGCACCGTGCTGGCGGCGGTACGCGGCCCGACCTCGTCCCCGCACAACATCGGCGTACCGGGGACGATCGCGCTGCTGGGCGACCTGGTCCAGCGCGTACGCAAGGAGGCCGGACTGGCCCCGGACGTTCCGCTCGACCGCGCCGAGATCTACCTCGCCGGGGCAGACCTGCCGGTGGAGGTCGCCACCTTGATGGCGGCGGTCGGCGAGGCGGGCTGGGCGGTCGAGCACCGCGTCGACAACGACCTGTTCGCGCTGCTGCGGGCGGGCACGGATCATCCCGACGCCATCGCCGTGGTCTGCGGGGCCGGCATCAACTGCCTAGGCCGCACCGAAGCCGGGGCGTACGCCCGCTTCCCGGCGCTCGGCCCGGTCTCCGGCGACTGGGGCGGCGGCCACCACCTTGCGCAGCTGGCCCTATGGCACGCCGTACGCGGCGAGGACGGGCGCGGCCCGGGTACGGCGTTGGTGGACGCCGTCGCGCGGCACTTCGGCTTGCCGACAGTGGAGGACGTCGGGATCGCCCTGCACTTCGGGGACATCCCCGGCGACCGGCTGACCGAGCTGACCCCGATCCTGTTCGAGGTGGCGGCCGGCGGCGACGGCGTCGCGGCCTGCGTCGTGCAGCGTCAAGCCGAGGAGATCGTGTCCCTGGCTTCGGTGGCGGCGGGTCGGCTCGGGCTGCGCAACCGGCCGGTGGACGTCGTCCTCGGCGGCGGGGTCCTGCGCGCACGGCACCCGATGCTGCACGAGGCCGTTGTGGCCGGACTGGCCGTGGAGGTGCCGCGCGCCCGGCCGACGGTGCTGGACGCGGCCCCGGTGACGGGCGCTGTCCTGCTGGGGCTGGACGCGCTCGGAGCGTCCCCGGCGGCGAAGGCGGCGGCCCGTCACTCCATTTTGAACAGCCGCTCCAGGTAG
- a CDS encoding 6-phospho-beta-glucosidase, translated as MKIAVVGGGSTYTPELVDGVARIGLPVTELALIDPAADRLGVVGAFAARIFAHLGHPGRVTWTSDPVAGLSDADAVLIQLRVGGQAARTSDETFPLECGCVGQETTGAGGLAKALRTVPVVLDIAEQARRLARPHAWIVNFTNPVGIMTRALLDAGHRAVGLCNVAIGVQRRIAAHYAVDPETVRLDHFGLNHLTWVRAAHVNGVDVLPEVLDDKLDRLAEDIGFPADLVAAQRAIPSYYLRYFYHHDEEVAAARGTQTRGQAVAEIERDLLAMYADPKLVTKPELLAKRGGAFYSEAALGLLQSLHGVRGFHSVNVRNRGTLPFLPDETVVEVTAPVTPDGPAPEPRGWLEPSQRGLISHVSAYEELAVAAAIQGGRHRVYHALLAHPLVGQHDLAEKLTDRLLAANHAYLNWADA; from the coding sequence ATGAAGATCGCAGTGGTCGGCGGAGGGTCGACCTATACCCCGGAGCTGGTGGACGGGGTGGCCCGGATCGGGCTGCCCGTCACCGAACTGGCGCTGATCGACCCAGCCGCGGACCGGCTCGGCGTGGTGGGCGCCTTCGCGGCGCGCATCTTCGCCCATCTCGGTCACCCGGGCCGGGTGACCTGGACGAGCGATCCCGTCGCCGGGCTCAGCGACGCCGACGCGGTGCTCATCCAGCTCCGCGTCGGCGGGCAGGCCGCCCGGACCAGCGACGAGACCTTCCCGCTGGAATGCGGCTGCGTGGGGCAGGAGACCACCGGCGCGGGCGGGCTGGCGAAGGCGTTGCGCACGGTGCCAGTGGTTCTCGACATCGCGGAGCAGGCCCGGCGATTGGCCCGGCCGCACGCCTGGATCGTCAACTTCACCAACCCGGTGGGCATCATGACCCGGGCGCTGCTGGACGCCGGCCATCGCGCGGTGGGCCTGTGCAACGTCGCCATCGGCGTCCAGCGCCGGATCGCCGCCCACTACGCCGTCGACCCCGAGACGGTACGCCTGGACCACTTCGGGCTGAACCACTTGACCTGGGTGCGGGCCGCACACGTCAACGGGGTGGATGTACTGCCCGAAGTCCTCGACGACAAGCTCGATCGGCTGGCCGAGGACATCGGCTTCCCAGCCGATCTCGTCGCCGCCCAGCGTGCGATCCCCTCGTACTACCTGCGGTACTTCTACCACCACGACGAAGAAGTCGCGGCGGCACGCGGTACGCAGACCCGGGGTCAGGCAGTCGCCGAGATCGAACGCGACCTGCTCGCCATGTACGCCGACCCGAAGCTCGTGACGAAACCGGAGCTGCTCGCCAAACGGGGCGGGGCGTTCTACTCCGAGGCAGCCCTGGGACTGTTGCAGTCACTGCACGGCGTACGGGGGTTCCATTCGGTCAACGTCCGCAACCGGGGCACCCTGCCGTTCCTGCCGGACGAGACCGTCGTCGAGGTGACCGCGCCGGTGACGCCGGACGGCCCCGCACCCGAACCACGGGGGTGGCTCGAACCGTCCCAGCGCGGGCTCATCTCGCACGTCAGCGCGTACGAGGAGTTGGCCGTCGCAGCGGCCATCCAAGGTGGACGCCACCGCGTCTACCACGCGCTGCTCGCCCATCCGCTCGTCGGGCAGCACGACCTCGCCGAGAAGCTCACCGACCGACTGCTCGCGGCCAACCACGCGTACCTGAACTGGGCCGACGCGTGA
- a CDS encoding carbohydrate ABC transporter permease translates to MNRALIFVAKHSIALALSAMFLAPVLFLALTSLMTSNQTFTSDLWPHSWHPENYAEVFSKTPLLKYLGNTAMYAGLATGAMLLSSVPAAYALAKLRWRGRNLMMTLIICMMMLPPQVTTVPVYMLWANGHLTGTLWPLILPMLLGDAFSIFLLRQFLVTIPDEYLDAARIDGCGEWRTLLKVVLPMARPGIAAAAMFQFFYAWNDYYGPLLYTNENADNWTISLALASFRTLHHVEWHLVSAATLITMVPVIVLFFFAQKAFVQGVTLTGVKG, encoded by the coding sequence ATGAACCGGGCGCTGATCTTCGTGGCCAAGCACAGCATCGCGCTCGCCTTGTCGGCGATGTTCCTCGCGCCGGTGCTCTTCCTGGCCCTCACCTCGCTGATGACCAGCAACCAGACCTTCACCTCCGATCTGTGGCCGCATTCCTGGCATCCCGAGAACTACGCGGAGGTCTTCTCGAAGACGCCGCTGCTGAAATACCTCGGGAACACGGCGATGTACGCCGGGCTCGCCACCGGTGCGATGCTGCTGTCGAGCGTCCCGGCCGCGTACGCCTTGGCGAAGCTGCGCTGGCGCGGCCGCAACCTGATGATGACCCTGATCATCTGCATGATGATGCTGCCGCCGCAGGTGACCACGGTTCCGGTGTACATGCTCTGGGCGAACGGCCATCTGACCGGCACGCTGTGGCCGCTGATCCTGCCGATGCTGCTGGGCGACGCCTTCTCGATCTTCCTATTGCGCCAGTTCCTCGTGACCATTCCGGACGAGTACCTGGACGCGGCCCGGATCGACGGCTGCGGCGAGTGGCGGACCCTGCTGAAGGTGGTGCTGCCGATGGCCCGGCCGGGCATCGCCGCCGCCGCGATGTTCCAGTTCTTCTATGCCTGGAACGACTACTACGGCCCGTTGCTCTACACCAACGAGAACGCCGACAACTGGACCATCTCGCTGGCGCTGGCCTCCTTCCGGACGCTGCACCACGTGGAATGGCACCTCGTCAGCGCCGCGACGCTCATCACGATGGTTCCGGTCATCGTGCTGTTCTTCTTCGCGCAGAAGGCGTTCGTGCAAGGCGTGACGCTCACCGGAGTGAAAGGTTGA
- a CDS encoding carbohydrate ABC transporter permease, protein MATVTLTEGRKTSALRRGARGSRRPRLVVLTFIGPALLGLIVFLGYPLVAAVYFSFTRFTLINPPEWVGLANWRYLFQDPLVGIAARNTLWLTAAMVPARIVGALLTAMLLNAMKRSRSAYRTLFYLPALAPPVTATIAFVLLLKPQTGPLDTMLRWLGIDGPRWFNDPAWAKPALVLLSLWAVGDLMIIFVAALLDVPVDLYEAASLDGANAWQKFRYVTLPTIRPVLVFATITGIIGCAQYFTQAAVAASVASNQVTGGGGVSGTFGYPQNSMLTYPMWLYTEGFRYNLFGYANVLALLLFAVSMSITVILIRRFKAFTRGES, encoded by the coding sequence ATGGCCACAGTCACTCTGACGGAGGGCCGGAAGACTTCGGCCCTCCGGCGGGGTGCGCGCGGGTCGCGCCGCCCCCGTCTGGTCGTGCTCACCTTCATCGGACCGGCCCTGCTCGGTCTCATCGTCTTCCTGGGCTATCCGCTCGTCGCCGCCGTGTACTTCTCGTTCACCCGGTTCACCCTGATCAACCCGCCGGAGTGGGTCGGCCTGGCCAACTGGCGGTATCTCTTCCAGGACCCCCTCGTCGGGATCGCCGCCCGGAACACGTTGTGGCTGACCGCCGCCATGGTCCCGGCTCGCATCGTCGGAGCACTGCTCACCGCCATGCTGCTCAACGCGATGAAGCGGTCGCGCAGCGCGTACCGGACGCTGTTCTATCTGCCGGCCCTCGCGCCGCCGGTGACCGCGACGATCGCCTTCGTCCTGCTGCTGAAGCCGCAGACCGGGCCGCTGGACACCATGCTGCGGTGGCTCGGGATCGACGGACCGCGCTGGTTCAACGACCCGGCGTGGGCCAAGCCCGCGCTGGTGCTGCTGAGCCTGTGGGCGGTCGGCGACCTGATGATCATCTTCGTCGCCGCGCTGCTGGACGTGCCGGTCGACCTCTACGAGGCGGCCTCGCTGGACGGCGCGAACGCCTGGCAGAAGTTCCGTTACGTGACCCTGCCGACCATTCGGCCCGTGCTGGTCTTCGCGACGATCACCGGCATCATCGGCTGCGCCCAGTACTTCACTCAGGCCGCGGTAGCCGCGAGCGTCGCGTCCAACCAGGTCACCGGCGGAGGCGGCGTCTCGGGCACCTTCGGCTACCCGCAGAACTCCATGCTCACCTACCCGATGTGGCTCTACACCGAGGGCTTCCGCTACAACCTCTTCGGGTACGCCAACGTGCTGGCCCTGTTGCTGTTCGCCGTGTCGATGAGCATCACGGTCATCCTCATCCGCCGGTTCAAAGCTTTCACCAGAGGTGAGTCATGA
- a CDS encoding ABC transporter substrate-binding protein: MRRTRILAGLAALLAVTAACTPAPEPKPIATPGVEPSGEIELWHFFTDREAKAIDGIIADFQAKYPKVKVTVKGGQDDSKVVQAIGAGTGPDVAISYSTDIVGKFCATGGWVDLTPYVQRDGVDLKVMPEVVRSYTEFRGKRCAMPFLADAYGFYFNKKMLADAGIANPPKTLDELTEAAKKLTVRKPDGTIERAGFLPLFGFYENSPSHLGPMVGAQWLKPDGTSAIGGDPQWQALLKWQKDLVDWYGYDKLEKFRASLGDEWSADNAFQKGQIAMAVDGEWRLAFLKDQAPNVEYGVSPLPTADASRYGSGYISGNVIGVSRTAKNPEAAWALVKYLTLDQGAQVKLSNGIRNVPTLTSALTAPDLQVDDNFKVFLSIFAHAQSGTTPPSAVGPAYQETFGTFVDAWQSGQKKDLPAGLSEVDKQINDVIKLAG, translated from the coding sequence ATGCGTCGTACCCGGATACTGGCCGGGCTCGCCGCGCTGCTGGCCGTCACCGCGGCCTGCACGCCGGCGCCCGAGCCGAAGCCGATCGCCACCCCGGGCGTCGAACCGTCCGGCGAGATCGAGCTGTGGCACTTCTTCACCGACCGTGAGGCCAAGGCGATCGACGGGATCATCGCCGACTTCCAGGCCAAATACCCGAAGGTCAAGGTGACCGTCAAGGGCGGGCAGGACGACAGCAAGGTGGTCCAGGCGATCGGCGCCGGCACCGGCCCGGACGTCGCGATCAGCTATTCCACCGACATCGTCGGCAAGTTCTGCGCCACCGGCGGCTGGGTCGACCTGACCCCCTACGTCCAGCGCGACGGCGTGGACCTCAAGGTCATGCCCGAGGTCGTGCGGTCCTACACCGAGTTCCGCGGCAAGCGGTGCGCGATGCCGTTCCTCGCCGACGCGTACGGCTTCTACTTCAACAAGAAGATGCTCGCCGACGCGGGCATCGCCAACCCGCCCAAGACGCTCGACGAACTCACCGAGGCCGCGAAGAAGCTGACGGTACGCAAGCCGGACGGCACGATCGAGCGCGCCGGTTTCCTTCCCCTGTTCGGGTTCTACGAGAACTCGCCGTCGCACCTCGGCCCGATGGTCGGCGCGCAGTGGCTCAAGCCGGACGGCACCTCCGCCATCGGCGGGGACCCGCAATGGCAGGCGCTGCTCAAGTGGCAGAAGGACCTCGTCGACTGGTACGGCTACGACAAGCTGGAGAAGTTCCGGGCGAGCCTCGGTGACGAGTGGTCGGCCGACAACGCCTTCCAGAAGGGCCAGATCGCGATGGCCGTCGACGGCGAATGGCGGCTGGCGTTCCTGAAGGACCAGGCCCCGAACGTCGAGTACGGCGTCAGCCCGCTGCCTACCGCCGACGCGAGCCGGTACGGCTCGGGATACATCTCCGGCAACGTCATCGGCGTCTCGCGTACCGCGAAGAACCCGGAAGCCGCCTGGGCGCTGGTCAAGTACCTCACGCTCGACCAGGGCGCGCAGGTCAAGCTCAGCAACGGCATCCGCAACGTGCCCACCCTGACGTCCGCGCTGACCGCGCCCGACCTTCAGGTGGACGACAACTTCAAGGTCTTCCTGAGCATCTTCGCCCACGCCCAGAGCGGCACCACTCCGCCGAGCGCGGTCGGGCCGGCGTACCAGGAGACCTTCGGGACCTTCGTGGACGCCTGGCAGTCCGGGCAGAAGAAGGATCTGCCCGCCGGTCTGTCGGAAGTGGACAAACAGATCAACGACGTCATCAAGCTGGCCGGCTGA
- a CDS encoding ROK family transcriptional regulator, whose translation MLRHQPRTESAGRLAGSSKLLRAMNESATLAHLLDRGTLTRGDLRELTGLSKPTTSDVLRRLTDAGLAIVVGHTRGGPGPNAEIYAANPAAAYAVAVSVKETTDLARPEFTAALVDLAGTVHARVHDRVDLVKADPLVAIEEIVGRLTALAGLDRTGISHVHLGVPGSYDADGGVIRHIDIAGFDRAGLVAQLGERLSASVAVENDVNLAAIAERGRGVAAGLRTPERAGGDPASSFALLWFGEGLGLAIDLGGSLLRGARGGAGEIGYVPVGLPGQGPRDMQELVGGPAVVELAAAHGLTASGAADAVAAAVDAAAHPATGAGGQAEAEKFLDELACRMGQCVGAVAGVLDPPLIVLAGEVAQAGGEELARRVRAAISSTIPLDITIAVTGIADDAVLLGAVDAGLRTVRDSLINALRANVPVG comes from the coding sequence ATGCTGCGCCACCAGCCGCGGACGGAGTCCGCGGGGCGATTGGCCGGTTCGTCGAAGCTCCTGCGCGCCATGAACGAGAGCGCCACGCTCGCCCACCTGCTCGATCGAGGCACCCTGACCCGGGGTGACCTGCGCGAGCTCACCGGCCTGTCCAAGCCGACCACCTCCGATGTCCTCCGCCGGCTCACCGATGCCGGTCTGGCCATCGTGGTGGGTCATACCCGTGGCGGTCCAGGTCCGAACGCCGAGATCTATGCGGCTAACCCCGCCGCGGCGTACGCGGTGGCCGTCTCCGTCAAAGAGACGACCGATCTGGCCCGTCCTGAATTCACCGCAGCCCTTGTCGACCTCGCCGGTACCGTGCACGCGCGCGTACATGACCGGGTCGACCTGGTGAAGGCGGATCCGCTGGTCGCGATCGAGGAGATCGTCGGCCGGCTGACCGCGCTGGCCGGTCTCGACCGGACCGGCATCTCGCACGTCCACCTCGGAGTGCCCGGTTCCTACGACGCCGACGGCGGAGTGATCCGGCACATCGACATCGCCGGGTTCGACCGGGCCGGGCTCGTCGCCCAGCTCGGCGAACGACTAAGCGCCTCGGTCGCGGTGGAGAACGACGTCAACCTCGCCGCCATCGCCGAACGAGGCCGCGGCGTGGCCGCCGGGCTGCGTACGCCGGAGCGGGCCGGCGGCGACCCGGCGAGCAGCTTCGCCCTGCTGTGGTTCGGCGAAGGCCTGGGTCTGGCCATCGACCTGGGCGGCAGCCTGCTTCGCGGCGCACGCGGCGGAGCGGGCGAGATCGGCTACGTCCCGGTAGGACTGCCCGGCCAGGGTCCGCGGGACATGCAGGAACTCGTCGGCGGCCCGGCCGTCGTCGAGCTGGCCGCGGCCCACGGGCTGACCGCGTCCGGGGCGGCCGACGCCGTCGCCGCCGCGGTCGACGCCGCTGCGCACCCCGCCACCGGCGCCGGTGGCCAGGCCGAAGCGGAGAAGTTCCTCGACGAGCTGGCCTGCCGCATGGGCCAGTGCGTCGGCGCGGTAGCCGGCGTACTCGATCCGCCGTTGATCGTGCTAGCCGGCGAGGTCGCCCAGGCGGGCGGCGAAGAACTGGCGCGCCGGGTCCGCGCCGCCATCTCCAGCACCATCCCCCTCGACATCACCATCGCGGTCACCGGCATCGCCGACGACGCGGTCCTGCTCGGGGCCGTCGACGCCGGGCTGCGTACCGTGCGGGACTCGCTGATCAACGCACTGCGCGCCAACGTTCCAGTCGGCTGA
- a CDS encoding PadR family transcriptional regulator, translating into MAEAGINATAAAVLGLLHEGPMTGGQLMAAADRRLGAYWSMTRSQVYRELPALAELGYVKLGKPGPRASQPYAITAAGKRAFTRWLAEPPGRDLLRNPTALRVAFGSQHTAGQLKELMAGANEYHTEALATAKEQAKEAKKEGDEYGAAALDFAVAYHKAALTWLKTAPTK; encoded by the coding sequence ATGGCGGAAGCAGGAATCAACGCAACCGCAGCAGCCGTTCTCGGCTTGCTGCATGAGGGACCCATGACAGGCGGCCAGCTCATGGCCGCCGCGGACCGGCGCCTCGGCGCATACTGGTCGATGACTCGCAGCCAGGTCTATCGCGAGCTGCCGGCTCTGGCCGAGCTGGGCTACGTCAAGCTGGGCAAGCCCGGTCCCCGGGCCAGCCAGCCCTACGCGATCACCGCGGCCGGCAAGCGGGCGTTCACCCGCTGGCTCGCCGAGCCGCCCGGGCGCGATCTGCTGCGCAACCCCACCGCCCTGCGGGTGGCTTTCGGGTCGCAGCACACCGCCGGTCAGCTCAAGGAGCTGATGGCGGGGGCCAACGAGTACCACACCGAGGCATTGGCGACCGCTAAGGAACAGGCCAAGGAGGCGAAGAAGGAGGGGGACGAATACGGCGCCGCTGCGCTGGACTTCGCCGTCGCCTATCACAAGGCCGCCCTCACCTGGTTGAAGACGGCCCCTACCAAGTAG
- the prfB gene encoding peptide chain release factor 2, which translates to MTVADYADQFKQLDATLRNVERVLDLDRLRRDKAGLEEQASAPDLWDDQARAQQVTSQLSYVNSEIARMEGLRRRLDDAQVLLELAEAESDPSAVAEVGTELAGLAKAIEEVEVRTLLSGEYDSREALVNIRAGAGGVDAADFAEMLLRMYLRWSERHGYATEVYDTSYAEEAGLKSATFAVKAPYAYGTLSVEAGTHRLVRISPFDNQGRRQTSFAGVEVLPVVEQTDHIDIPENEMRIDVYRSSGPGGQSVNTTDSAVRITHIPTGIVVTCQNEKSQLQNKAAAMRVLQARLLERKRQEEQAKLQGLKTDAAGSWGDQMRNYVLHPYQLVKDLRTEQETGNPTAVFDGDLDEFIEAGIRWRKQQQMEAATS; encoded by the coding sequence GTGACAGTCGCGGACTACGCCGATCAGTTCAAGCAGCTCGATGCCACGCTGCGCAATGTCGAGCGAGTACTCGACCTCGACCGGCTGCGCCGGGACAAGGCGGGACTGGAGGAGCAGGCGTCCGCCCCGGACCTGTGGGACGACCAGGCCCGAGCGCAGCAGGTGACCTCCCAGCTCTCCTATGTCAACAGCGAGATCGCCCGGATGGAGGGCCTGCGCCGTCGGCTCGACGACGCCCAGGTGCTGCTGGAGCTGGCCGAGGCCGAGTCCGACCCGTCGGCGGTCGCCGAGGTCGGCACCGAGCTGGCCGGGCTCGCCAAGGCGATCGAGGAGGTCGAGGTCCGGACCCTGCTGTCCGGGGAGTACGACTCCCGGGAGGCCCTGGTCAACATCCGGGCCGGCGCGGGTGGGGTCGACGCCGCCGACTTCGCCGAGATGCTCCTGCGGATGTATCTGCGGTGGTCTGAGCGCCACGGCTACGCCACCGAGGTCTACGACACGTCATACGCCGAAGAAGCTGGCCTGAAATCGGCCACGTTCGCCGTGAAGGCCCCGTACGCGTACGGGACGCTCAGTGTCGAGGCAGGCACGCACCGGCTGGTCCGGATCAGCCCGTTCGACAACCAGGGACGTCGCCAGACCAGCTTCGCCGGCGTCGAGGTGCTGCCGGTAGTGGAGCAGACCGACCACATCGACATCCCCGAGAACGAGATGCGGATCGACGTCTACCGGTCCTCCGGCCCGGGTGGCCAGTCGGTCAACACCACCGACTCGGCGGTACGCATCACGCACATCCCGACGGGGATCGTCGTCACCTGTCAGAACGAGAAGTCGCAGCTCCAGAACAAGGCCGCGGCGATGCGCGTACTCCAGGCCCGGCTGCTCGAACGCAAGCGGCAGGAGGAGCAGGCGAAGCTGCAGGGCCTGAAGACGGACGCCGCCGGCTCCTGGGGCGACCAGATGCGCAACTACGTCCTGCACCCGTACCAGCTGGTCAAGGATCTGCGGACGGAGCAGGAGACGGGCAACCCGACCGCGGTCTTCGACGGCGACCTCGACGAGTTCATCGAGGCGGGCATTCGCTGGCGCAAACAGCAGCAAATGGAGGCGGCCACCAGCTGA